The Rhodocytophaga rosea genome has a segment encoding these proteins:
- a CDS encoding LytR/AlgR family response regulator transcription factor: MKVLIVEDEKPAAEKLERYIRQYDETIEIIGRLDSVTKVTDWFSNGHPEVDLLFMDVQLTDGYVFEVFKQVSIEKPIIFTTAFSEYAIEAFKVSGIDYLLKPITYEAVAGSLKKLDKLRSNLALNKPSDQLQQLAQALTQLQKKNYKNRFMVRVGEHIQSVTAEQIAFFYAVDRDVFLYTTAKKKYIIDYTLEELEEILDPVLFFRANRSFILQINAVSDVLMYSNSRLKIHLHQAFDKEIIVSRERVVQFKEWFNGLS; the protein is encoded by the coding sequence ATGAAAGTACTTATTGTTGAAGACGAAAAACCGGCTGCCGAAAAACTGGAGCGCTATATCAGGCAATATGATGAAACCATTGAAATTATAGGCCGGCTCGATAGTGTAACCAAAGTAACAGACTGGTTTAGTAACGGCCATCCGGAAGTGGATTTGTTATTTATGGATGTGCAACTCACCGATGGCTATGTGTTTGAAGTGTTCAAGCAGGTGAGTATCGAAAAGCCAATAATTTTTACTACAGCTTTTAGCGAATATGCCATTGAAGCATTTAAAGTGAGCGGGATAGATTATTTGCTGAAACCCATTACTTATGAAGCAGTCGCCGGGAGTTTGAAGAAGCTGGATAAACTTCGCAGTAATCTGGCTCTAAATAAACCCTCTGATCAGCTTCAACAACTGGCACAGGCACTTACGCAATTACAAAAAAAGAATTACAAAAACCGCTTTATGGTGAGGGTAGGGGAACATATACAGTCAGTTACCGCTGAACAGATCGCCTTTTTCTATGCGGTAGACCGGGATGTGTTTTTGTATACTACAGCCAAAAAGAAGTATATTATTGATTATACCCTCGAAGAACTGGAAGAAATCCTCGACCCTGTACTTTTTTTCCGGGCTAACCGCAGTTTTATCCTGCAGATCAATGCCGTAAGCGATGTATTAATGTATTCCAACAGCCGCCTGAAAATTCACCTGCATCAAGCCTTCGATAAAGAAATTATTGTGAGCCGTGAACGGGTAGTTCAGTTTAAAGAATGGTTTAATGGACTGAGTTAG
- a CDS encoding cytochrome-c peroxidase, with protein MHPFLQIGFLCMVEKNKFNFIYKRFAYTFLLWIGISFGFSGCKKDDAEVLPGEETGPYELKTPRNFGDYIIPADNPLTKEGVALGRMLFYEKKLSNNNTISCASCHQQEKAFTDGKALSPGSESILGKRSTMSLANLLWAKRFFWDARATSLEQQALIPIQDPVEMHQTLEQAVAKLQQTAEYPTKFKLVFGSDVITAENIAKALAQFERILISADSKYDRYLAKKYQPTPQELNGESLFFTHPIAGSLRGGNCGDCHGGFLTTLGNFHNNGLDTDFADIGLEVTTGKATDKGKFKAPTLRNIALTAPYMHDGRFQTLEEVLDHYNEHVQMSTTLDPLIIQASNETSAPGAPIKLFLTDQEKKDIISFLHLLTDSTFITDNRFSDPFKK; from the coding sequence ATGCACCCATTTCTCCAGATTGGTTTTCTTTGTATGGTGGAAAAAAATAAATTCAATTTCATATATAAACGGTTTGCTTATACTTTCCTACTATGGATAGGGATAAGTTTTGGTTTTAGTGGCTGTAAAAAAGATGATGCCGAGGTACTGCCAGGAGAAGAAACTGGCCCCTATGAGCTAAAAACGCCACGAAATTTCGGTGATTATATTATTCCGGCAGATAACCCACTAACCAAAGAAGGTGTTGCACTGGGGCGGATGCTATTTTATGAAAAAAAACTTTCCAACAATAACACTATTTCATGTGCTAGTTGCCATCAGCAGGAAAAAGCCTTTACAGATGGCAAAGCTCTGAGTCCGGGCTCAGAAAGCATTCTGGGGAAACGAAGTACTATGTCGCTGGCAAATTTGTTATGGGCCAAACGTTTTTTCTGGGATGCGAGAGCAACTTCCTTAGAACAACAAGCACTTATTCCGATTCAAGACCCAGTAGAAATGCACCAGACGTTGGAGCAAGCCGTGGCAAAACTGCAACAGACAGCAGAATATCCGACGAAGTTCAAGCTGGTATTTGGTTCAGACGTTATTACGGCCGAAAATATTGCCAAAGCTTTAGCCCAGTTTGAACGTATCCTTATTTCTGCCGATTCTAAATATGACCGGTATCTGGCAAAAAAATACCAGCCAACCCCCCAGGAATTAAATGGCGAATCTTTATTTTTTACTCATCCAATAGCCGGAAGTCTGAGAGGCGGAAATTGTGGCGATTGTCATGGAGGCTTTTTAACCACCCTAGGTAATTTTCATAACAATGGCCTGGATACAGATTTTGCGGATATTGGCCTGGAAGTAACAACAGGAAAAGCAACTGATAAGGGAAAATTTAAGGCACCCACTTTACGAAATATTGCCCTAACGGCACCCTATATGCACGACGGGCGGTTTCAGACACTGGAGGAAGTATTGGACCATTACAATGAACATGTGCAGATGAGTACTACGCTGGACCCACTCATTATTCAAGCCAGTAATGAAACTTCTGCTCCTGGAGCGCCTATTAAGCTTTTTTTAACGGACCAGGAGAAAAAAGATATTATTTCTTTTCTGCATTTACTTACAGATAGCACTTTTATTACAGATAACCGCTTTTCTGACCCTTTCAAAAAATAA
- a CDS encoding YraN family protein has translation MAKHIITGNTGEKMASKFLEEKGYEVLERNYRYKKAEIDIIAKKENVLVFVEVKTRKSKLYGEPEEAVNQSKINLILLAAENFIESYNWLFDIRFDVIAIHYTHPAEIVHIQDAFH, from the coding sequence ATGGCTAAGCATATTATTACCGGAAATACAGGAGAAAAAATGGCAAGTAAATTTTTAGAGGAGAAAGGATATGAAGTGCTTGAAAGAAATTACCGGTATAAAAAAGCTGAAATAGATATTATTGCAAAAAAGGAAAACGTACTTGTTTTTGTAGAGGTTAAAACCCGAAAGAGTAAGTTATACGGTGAACCGGAAGAGGCGGTGAATCAATCAAAAATAAATCTGATTTTACTGGCAGCCGAAAACTTCATTGAATCTTACAACTGGTTATTCGATATACGTTTTGATGTAATTGCGATTCATTATACCCATCCTGCCGAAATAGTGCATATTCAGGATGCGTTTCATTAA